A genomic window from Arthrobacter sp. FW305-BF8 includes:
- the murJ gene encoding murein biosynthesis integral membrane protein MurJ produces the protein MSAANPSSDQPAQPGETPPGVTPASDAASSAAQPGEARSSAIMAAGTLVSRVLGFGKTWMLGAALGLGSTVNDTFINANNLPNLIFLLVAGGVFNAVLVPQIIKASKAPDRGADYISRLLTLAVLVLLSLTLLVTLLAPAVIELTTQGYSPQQKALAVTFAFWCLPQIFFYGLYALLTQVLNANGAFGPAMWAPILNNIVAIAGLGMFIWIFGANNVNRHSLDNWGPSQTFFVAGFSTIGVLSQTAILLIPVFRLKLGLRPRFGWRGVGLGHAARLSVWTLLTAAAGQLAFLYVMRIATIPGAERLRLQEAGDPAGDMLPGNAVLEVASQLYLLPHSIIALSLATVLFNRMTRASQDGNRAELREALSQGLRTMAVATVFGALALFALAGPLGMFFSGGARTDGVMLAQTLTILALSTPFMSANFMMSRVFYANEDARTPFYIQLVLALVNVVAAFFIQFLPFDQIIFAIAVLYTAGNILSVVVSAFFLRRLLGHLDGPRIINSYIRMGYAALGSAVAGVGALWLMGSYSPVGFAWSSRPAALATIIVVGPVMLAVYLLLLKLFRVTELRDLLRPLLGRLGRGSGGDSGTPAAAPAAATTGTSAAGASAGTAQQRPTAERATVSSDTGLIPRISGEFDSASFRAGPAPQPQPEDYDDAAYLPEEDVPGTARGNALRGEIPLPGRRTYQGTPGQNPHFPSRRRKKK, from the coding sequence ATGTCAGCAGCCAATCCGTCCTCCGACCAGCCCGCGCAGCCGGGCGAAACACCGCCCGGTGTGACGCCCGCCAGCGATGCAGCCTCCAGTGCCGCGCAACCCGGTGAGGCCCGCTCCAGCGCCATCATGGCTGCCGGGACGCTGGTGTCGCGTGTGCTGGGATTCGGCAAGACCTGGATGCTCGGCGCGGCGCTGGGCCTGGGCTCGACCGTTAATGACACGTTCATCAACGCCAACAACCTGCCCAACCTGATCTTCCTGCTCGTGGCCGGCGGGGTGTTCAACGCCGTGCTGGTCCCCCAGATCATCAAAGCCAGCAAAGCTCCGGACAGGGGAGCGGACTACATCAGCAGGCTGCTCACGCTGGCAGTTCTCGTGCTTCTGTCCCTGACCCTGCTGGTCACGCTGCTCGCGCCGGCCGTCATCGAACTCACCACGCAGGGCTACTCGCCGCAGCAAAAGGCACTGGCTGTTACCTTCGCCTTCTGGTGCCTGCCGCAGATCTTCTTTTACGGCCTCTACGCGCTGCTAACGCAGGTCCTCAATGCCAACGGGGCCTTCGGCCCGGCCATGTGGGCACCAATCCTGAACAACATCGTGGCCATCGCCGGCCTCGGAATGTTCATCTGGATCTTCGGTGCCAACAATGTCAACCGGCATTCGCTGGATAACTGGGGTCCGTCCCAGACGTTCTTCGTCGCCGGGTTCTCAACCATCGGCGTCCTCTCGCAGACGGCCATCCTCCTGATCCCGGTATTCCGGCTGAAGTTGGGGCTGCGCCCGCGCTTTGGCTGGCGCGGGGTGGGCCTGGGCCATGCGGCGAGACTGAGCGTTTGGACGCTCCTGACCGCCGCTGCCGGGCAGCTCGCGTTCCTGTACGTGATGCGCATTGCCACCATCCCCGGCGCCGAGCGGCTCCGGCTGCAGGAGGCCGGCGATCCCGCCGGGGACATGCTTCCGGGCAACGCAGTCCTGGAAGTGGCCAGCCAGCTGTACCTGCTCCCGCACTCGATCATCGCGCTGTCCCTGGCCACCGTGCTGTTCAACCGGATGACCCGCGCCTCGCAGGACGGCAACCGTGCGGAGCTCCGCGAAGCCCTGTCGCAGGGGCTGCGGACCATGGCGGTGGCAACGGTGTTCGGTGCGCTGGCGCTGTTCGCCCTCGCCGGCCCGCTGGGCATGTTCTTCTCCGGCGGTGCCCGCACGGACGGCGTGATGCTGGCGCAGACGCTCACCATCCTGGCGCTGAGCACTCCGTTCATGAGCGCCAACTTCATGATGTCCCGGGTCTTCTATGCCAATGAGGACGCGCGCACGCCGTTCTACATCCAGCTGGTGCTGGCCCTGGTGAATGTGGTGGCCGCGTTCTTCATCCAGTTCCTGCCGTTCGACCAGATCATTTTCGCCATCGCCGTCCTTTACACCGCGGGGAACATCCTCTCGGTGGTCGTTTCCGCCTTCTTCCTGCGCCGCCTGCTGGGGCACCTGGACGGTCCGCGGATCATCAACTCATATATCCGGATGGGCTACGCCGCCCTCGGCTCGGCCGTTGCAGGTGTGGGTGCGCTGTGGCTGATGGGCAGCTACAGCCCGGTGGGCTTCGCCTGGAGCAGCCGGCCTGCAGCCCTAGCGACCATCATCGTCGTCGGGCCTGTGATGCTGGCGGTGTACCTGCTGCTGCTGAAGCTGTTCCGCGTCACCGAGCTGCGCGATCTGCTGCGGCCGCTGCTCGGGCGGCTGGGCCGCGGTTCCGGCGGGGATTCCGGTACACCGGCGGCTGCTCCCGCTGCCGCCACCACCGGCACTTCGGCCGCCGGAGCGTCCGCTGGCACTGCACAGCAGCGTCCGACGGCGGAACGAGCCACGGTTTCTTCGGACACCGGCCTGATTCCCCGGATTTCCGGCGAGTTCGATTCCGCCTCCTTCCGCGCCGGGCCCGCGCCGCAGCCGCAACCGGAAGATTACGACGACGCCGCTTACCTTCCTGAGGAGGACGTCCCCGGGACGGCCCGTGGGAACGCCCTGCGCGGAGAGATCCCGCTCCCGGGCCGCCGGACCTACCAGGGCACCCCCGGCCAGAACCCGCACTTCCCGTCACGGCGGAGGAAGAAAAAGTAG
- the trxB gene encoding thioredoxin-disulfide reductase, with amino-acid sequence MSTAENSASEVRDVIIVGSGPAGYTAAVYTARANLKPLLLAGSVTAGGELMNTTDVENYPGFPEGIMGPDLMENFEKQAARFGTEIQFEDVTALDLDGDVKTVTIATGETFRARAIILSTGSAYRELGLANEKRLSGHGVSWCATCDGFFFKDQDIAVIGGGDSAMEEALFLTKFARSVTVVHRRDTLKASKIMGDRAQAHEKINFVWNTAVEDVLGEDKVTGLKLKNLVDGTESELAVTGVFVAIGNDPRTELVKESLEITDAGTIAVEGRSSRTSIKGVFAAGDVVDPTYRQAITASGSGCVAAIDVEHYLADLHA; translated from the coding sequence GTGAGCACCGCAGAAAACAGCGCGTCAGAAGTACGTGATGTCATCATCGTCGGCTCCGGCCCCGCAGGCTACACGGCTGCCGTGTACACGGCCCGTGCCAACCTGAAGCCGCTGCTTCTGGCTGGCTCCGTCACCGCGGGCGGTGAGCTCATGAACACCACCGACGTCGAGAATTACCCTGGCTTCCCAGAGGGCATCATGGGACCGGACCTCATGGAGAATTTCGAAAAACAGGCTGCGCGCTTCGGCACCGAAATCCAGTTTGAGGACGTCACCGCCCTCGATCTCGACGGCGACGTCAAGACCGTCACCATCGCAACGGGGGAGACCTTCCGCGCCCGCGCCATCATTCTGTCCACCGGCTCGGCGTACCGCGAGCTCGGCCTGGCCAACGAAAAGCGGCTCTCCGGCCACGGTGTCAGCTGGTGCGCAACCTGCGACGGTTTCTTCTTCAAGGACCAGGACATCGCCGTGATCGGCGGCGGCGACTCGGCCATGGAGGAAGCGCTCTTCCTCACCAAATTCGCCAGGTCCGTAACGGTGGTTCACCGCCGCGACACGCTCAAGGCCTCCAAGATCATGGGAGACCGCGCGCAGGCCCACGAGAAGATCAACTTCGTGTGGAACACCGCCGTCGAGGACGTCCTCGGCGAGGACAAAGTCACCGGCCTGAAGCTGAAGAACCTGGTCGACGGCACCGAGTCAGAGCTCGCCGTGACCGGAGTTTTCGTGGCTATCGGCAACGACCCGCGCACTGAGCTTGTCAAGGAGAGCCTGGAGATCACGGACGCCGGGACCATTGCCGTCGAGGGCCGCAGCTCCCGCACCAGCATCAAGGGCGTCTTCGCCGCCGGCGATGTTGTGGACCCGACCTACCGCCAGGCCATCACCGCGTCCGGCTCCGGCTGTGTCGCAGCGATCGATGTTGAGCACTACCTCGCAGACCTTCACGCCTGA
- a CDS encoding ABC transporter substrate-binding protein, whose protein sequence is MSHPIDVGSVLGGRYKVTATVLSSHDQDLVLDGVDQVLNRSVSILVAGPYNADQVAQSAREVATGERPGNVQILDLGVSDATTYLITNHTSAADLLDLVVASNPPYVEPFFTDTLGSEIFGRARSHEPETYDEDDEVEAGYINYSEGQSGPGGQYPATSPAPAGGPSSHGAPGPQGRGQQAPAQAPTAPVRKAPVVPPLPAAHPVAGPAAGAAGAAAGAAASRGTRQGVPQTTAPQPVQPDRGHEQDAGHEAVQHDNVEQALLQRENNRSGKAARGAADAGAAAAASTGASGDGRGSSKVSLWSENDYDYVPEDGHDDEGSDAHEPDRRAGNFPPVGRTGAAPAADYYDDEDDEPQKEPRSMRWLVGGLLAAVLIVGLIFAVTNLGSLFKSAPQSEATPGATAPPSAATKPSTGTPTQSTAPAAGPPAIEGITRQGNFDFASTYDGDLGKASDGNAASYWSDMEFATEDWGGLAPEGVPLVVKLKSPSKVSSITLNQLGASGGNITVFTNDRPSLDGAKQVGTNSFTSPDLTMPLAEPVTAQYVIVSIKNLPKLAAPKTRFGYGLRLAEIKVQ, encoded by the coding sequence GTGTCCCACCCGATCGATGTCGGATCAGTACTTGGCGGCCGCTACAAGGTCACGGCCACAGTGCTGAGCTCGCATGACCAGGATCTGGTGCTGGACGGTGTGGACCAGGTGCTGAACCGATCGGTCAGTATCCTGGTGGCCGGCCCGTACAACGCCGACCAAGTGGCCCAAAGTGCCCGGGAAGTGGCCACGGGGGAGCGCCCCGGGAACGTACAGATATTGGACCTTGGCGTCAGCGACGCCACGACCTACCTGATCACCAACCACACGTCCGCTGCTGACCTGTTGGACCTTGTGGTTGCTTCCAACCCACCCTACGTGGAGCCCTTCTTCACGGACACCCTGGGCAGCGAGATCTTCGGCCGGGCGCGCTCCCACGAACCCGAAACCTACGACGAAGACGACGAGGTCGAAGCCGGGTACATCAACTACAGCGAAGGCCAGTCCGGGCCGGGCGGGCAGTACCCCGCCACCTCCCCGGCCCCTGCCGGCGGCCCGTCCAGCCACGGGGCACCGGGTCCGCAGGGGCGCGGGCAGCAGGCGCCTGCGCAGGCACCCACAGCACCGGTGCGGAAGGCTCCCGTTGTGCCGCCGCTTCCGGCTGCCCACCCCGTCGCGGGGCCGGCCGCCGGTGCCGCTGGTGCGGCCGCCGGCGCGGCCGCTTCGCGGGGAACCCGGCAGGGGGTCCCGCAGACCACTGCGCCCCAGCCTGTTCAGCCGGACAGGGGCCACGAGCAGGACGCCGGCCACGAGGCCGTCCAGCACGACAACGTTGAGCAGGCGCTCCTGCAGCGCGAGAACAACCGCTCCGGCAAGGCCGCACGCGGAGCCGCCGATGCAGGTGCTGCGGCCGCAGCGTCCACGGGGGCTTCCGGCGACGGCCGCGGCTCATCCAAGGTGTCGCTGTGGTCCGAGAACGACTACGACTACGTCCCCGAAGACGGGCATGACGACGAGGGCAGCGACGCGCACGAGCCGGACCGCCGTGCAGGCAATTTCCCTCCCGTCGGCCGCACCGGCGCTGCTCCCGCAGCCGACTATTACGACGATGAAGACGACGAGCCCCAGAAGGAGCCGCGTTCCATGCGTTGGCTCGTGGGCGGCCTTCTCGCGGCCGTCCTGATCGTCGGACTCATCTTTGCCGTGACCAACCTCGGCAGCCTCTTCAAGAGTGCGCCGCAATCGGAAGCAACCCCCGGAGCCACCGCACCGCCGTCGGCCGCCACCAAACCTAGTACCGGTACCCCGACCCAAAGCACCGCCCCGGCGGCAGGGCCGCCGGCCATCGAGGGAATCACCCGGCAGGGCAACTTTGATTTCGCTTCGACGTACGACGGCGACCTGGGCAAGGCGTCTGATGGAAACGCGGCGAGCTACTGGTCAGACATGGAATTTGCCACCGAGGACTGGGGCGGTCTTGCTCCCGAGGGTGTCCCGCTGGTGGTCAAGCTCAAGAGCCCTTCCAAGGTCTCCTCGATCACGCTGAACCAGTTGGGCGCCTCGGGCGGAAACATCACGGTCTTCACCAACGACCGCCCGTCGCTGGACGGTGCAAAGCAGGTGGGAACCAACAGCTTCACTTCGCCTGACCTCACCATGCCGCTGGCCGAACCGGTGACTGCCCAGTACGTCATCGTCTCGATCAAGAACCTGCCAAAGCTCGCAGCCCCGAAGACCCGCTTTGGCTACGGCCTGCGGCTCGCGGAGATCAAGGTCCAGTAG
- the trxA gene encoding thioredoxin has product MSNAKDVTDASFSSDVLAADKPVIVDFWAEWCGPCRKLGPILDEISVEYGEKVNVVKVNVDDNPAIAAEYGITSIPAVYLFQGGEVKSTVIGAKPKQFFEKEFADVLS; this is encoded by the coding sequence ATGAGCAACGCAAAAGACGTAACAGACGCAAGCTTCAGCAGCGACGTACTCGCCGCCGACAAGCCGGTAATCGTTGACTTCTGGGCGGAATGGTGCGGTCCGTGCCGCAAGCTGGGTCCCATCCTGGATGAGATCTCCGTCGAGTACGGCGAGAAGGTCAACGTGGTCAAGGTGAACGTTGATGACAACCCTGCCATCGCCGCCGAGTACGGCATCACCTCCATTCCTGCCGTGTACCTGTTCCAGGGCGGCGAAGTGAAAAGCACTGTCATCGGTGCCAAGCCGAAGCAGTTCTTCGAAAAGGAATTCGCGGACGTCCTGTCCTAG